A window of Phaseolus vulgaris cultivar G19833 chromosome 4, P. vulgaris v2.0, whole genome shotgun sequence genomic DNA:
ACACAGACCATCCGTAAGACAAATGCAAATTATGAAGAATTTTGGCTCATCTATTAACATTCAAAAGGAAAAAAGAGGGGCAGAAATTACAATTGGACTATTAATGtgtattaatattatcattaacaTATCCTTTCATCCAAAGATCCAAAAGCTAATAAACCTTAAGAATAGCACTCTAATAGCTTGAACTATAGAAGACATCATAGATTGCCTGGATACAGCCACTTCAATTATGATGGTCACAGTATGAGTTATCGTCACTAAGATATTTTGATATCACTGGAaaacaaaagaacaaaaaaatgaGTCTAAGTCCTCAACAAGAGGACATTCTGTCAGTGTTTTGAAtcgaaaaaaaattatttcaaccatgtaagtaaaaataaatataaaatgtatagtttatgaaagatttttcaGTAAAAAGTAGTGAAAATTAAACCATAATTGTTGCTCAAGCATTTTAGTCATGGCATGAATCACAGTTCCATGTCTCTTCCAAGATTTACGTAGTTTGTTGCTCAAATTTAGCATGTTCTTTTGGCAAAACATTCTGACCAGGCACCAACAGATAGCAAATGTCTGTAAATAATAGCAACCTAGACGGCTAGAAACAATAGCAGCAGCAGATGGTTCTTTTCAAAGAAATCATTGTGTGAGATTTTCTGCTTAGATTATCAGTTTAATATCATCCACCATTTGGACTCTAAATTCATTATGTACCAGAAAATAGTATCATGTCATATTTACAGACTAAATGCACAGAGCAATAAAATCAAGTTTggaatttaaaataaactaagCACGGGGAACTATCTAATTCCCTTTCACGTTTGAAACATCAAACTTCAGCTTTTTAGCAACTTTATCCTCCGTTCAAAGGGGGATATATTCAACATCCTCAAATAAAACTATTTCGAGCAAAAGTTCTCAGTAAACCTTGTAAAGGAAATGGTGAAAACAAATTTTTTGTCATTAACGTCATTCCCTTTTCAAAATCCTGAAATCTGACCAAGAAATATGGATGGAGGTACTTTTGAAACTATCAGTGAAAACATATTCAGCTAAAAATCACATTAGATGACAAAGCACCACCTAAAAGCTGAAATCCAAATTCACCCACTTCCTACTGGGCATTGGTGAATCTTACTGTATAAccaaaaagcaaaaaaaaaaaaaaaaggaaacaacCTTGCATATCCAACTGCATGTTATTCTACTTTTTACCAACTGTCTAATGAAAAAATAGTACATGAAACTGTAGGGGTTTTATTATGTCAGATTAAATCTAGATTACAGATGTTTCCTTGATTTCTTTTCTATATTGAAGAACTCCCTCTAGATCTTACTGAAATGCTTTCCAAATAATTGTATCTAGATCTTCCTTGAAACTAAACCCAAAATATGAAATTGAACATAATTATGCCCAGAAATATTCTAGCCCGAATGACAGAAAAACACTATTTAATccattttcattaaataaaacttgACAATGATGCAGCCTATAACACCAGCAAACAAAGAAACTTCATATTCATCATCCTATTGAGCGGTCCCTTTGGTTTTTCCCCCCTTCAACCGTTCTTTTCTCCAAAGATGATTAAAACTAcaataaatataacaaaaaaatttcaaagacAGTTCAAATCAACCGGCACTTAATAATATTAGCTGTAATTTAAGATGCATCAAAACAAAAACCTTTTTTCCTTGTGCATTCTCAATTCATTATCCACCCATAAATTCTTAATGAATAAAACAACATACGGAATTATTTTTCCCTAGCCTGCATAAGGCAAACTGGGAATATATTTGAGATAAGAATGAGAAATAGTATGTATCATACAGATAGCTCCCCAGTAATACTTAAAAATTCTCATCTGCCGAAGCCaaatatagaaaagaaaaaaggcTACAAGGGGGTAAAAAGGACCTCATAATATAGAAACTTTTTTATTTGCTGTGGCTCTAAGAATTGAGAAGAGACTACGCGAGGATCAGGAAGAGAAGAAAACATTAACGAAGCATAAACTTAATAATATGTAAAACACGCTACCTGAAGATTTAAGTGTGCATGGATATCACTCAGCAATTTATAACATCCACTTTGGCAAATGGGGATTTCTGAAGTAAGTATTCTACTATCGTGCTAACTCCCTCATCATATATGTTTGTCGGGGATTTCAGTTTCAATTTCAATGACTTCAATTGAACAAAACAAGGAATTTGAGTTATCATTGAACCAAAAGTTGAGAGACCCTGCACAAAGAGAGTTTATTGGAGAcacattttgaaatataatttgaaaagcAAGATTGACTAATGGATAGAAATTTGGCACATGGGACATTTTATGGGCAATgtgaaaagtaaaatataatggAAAAACATAATAAAGTAACTTACATGTAGAATCTTAAGGGTACTGGAAGAGAGTATCATTATCTTTACATGATCAGCAAGCACTTGCAGCAAATTTATAAGGGCTGAATACGTCCGTTCAAAATGAGTATGAAAATAGGCTTCACAGTCAATGCTTACTTGTTCGAGAAAACAAAGTTTGCACGCAGAGAGTTGGTGAAGAGGATCACGCATCACAGAAAGATATCTAAGGTTTGGAGTAGAAAGCACAAATTTGTACGGTGCTTCTTGAATGGTACTACCAATGCTCAAACTAGAAAGGTTGGAATTACATATACAGAGGAATTTCACACCTTGATGCAAGTTAAAACGGTCAAGGACCAAAGTATCTAACATGTGACAATTTGAAAAGGGTTCAGCACAGTCACTTTCACTTGCAGTAAAAGTTACATGCTCAAGATGCAAGCTTTTCAGTGCTGGCAACTGCAAGGAACTTGGAAGTTGGGTCATCCAAGGAACAGCCCAAATGGAAAGCTTGAGATATGTCAAAGATTTACAAGAAAAGACACTATGGTGCAACCTAAAACCAACTATAACACTTAAATTAACTTCAATTGTCAACTGCTGGACATCATGTGACACAGCATACTCCATGATCCTATCCAGAAGTTCATGATCAATGCAGCCTTTACGCCTCAAATCCAGACTATGTAGTGAAATGGAGCTGTCTCGATTCGACATAACCCAAGATACAAATTTGCTGAAATGTGTAAGATTGGTAAAATCTGAGGAATTCAAAGCTAAATCAGTTAGGTGTTTCCATAGTTCCTTCCATCTTGAAGACAAGACACAAGTCTGAACAGCCTGTTTCATGCTCATAAATTTCATTATATGAAGTAAGACAAAGTTAGGCATGTCACTGAGCCTGTCCAAGTCCTCTTTTCCATCCCCGTCACTCTGCATTTTTCCCTCTTCAACCTCAATTTCTCTATGACCCTTTTCCTTCAACCACACCTGATCTAAGAAATTCAAACATATCATAAATTTACTTCTCACAATTACACCAAAAAATTGTCAACAAAAATAGATAACAACTGCCAAATACCAATACTAGGATTGGATCTAATGAAAGAAAACCCTTTTAGAAGTcaagtacaattttttttccactTTTCATTTCCATTAAGATATAAAATTTCGGGTTTGTCCCTTTTAGAATGATTGAATAAATAGTATCCAAAATCATTGAGGAAGCAGGGAGTAGAAATACCTTGTGCGGCGATTGGGGATTGGATCATTCAAACTCCACCACTTTCCCTTTAGAGCTTCAAGTTTCGCCTTAAATCCTATAAGCGCTTTTCTATGGGCTTTTAATCGGTAGAAGAACGTTGTTCTTTATTAGGCAAAATATCTTCTAGCGAGGGTGCGCGTGTTCCATGTACATATTTTTTAGACataatttttgttctttttcttttatgggTTTTGATCGAGAGGTGATTTGAACTACTCGATTTAgaataataaaatgttttttttttttattgatttggaTTGAGGAGAAAATTTGAAGATTTCGATTTAGAATAATTTAAGAAGAAAGTGAGATAGTTGGTTTTAGGTATGATAGATTAAATTTGtgaataaaatttattgaagtttgttaataaaataatttatttatttattttttataattaataataataatattattattatataaataagtatatttatttttattattattattaattatttatattattattaattattattaattattattttattatattaattattattaataataatattattaaatatttgatacaaataaaattaagggTAGTTTTGACTTTTTAAtagtattatataaaaaatttaagttttcaTTGCTTTTCATTGTGTTTCTTTCGCTTCACAAAAGGAATGGTTTTTATTCCTTTCTCTCAACTTCACACCTTTCAATCGTTCCAGTTCAATAGAAACAAActgattttattttgttttttctatcCGAGTAAACAATGTTCTCGGATGCCAACGGAgcagataaaaaatttatttatttgaaaattaaaaaagaataaaaataaaaaatttatcttaggaaattaaaaaaaaaaaaagaggtagtaaaagagaaaagaagaggaagaaaaataattgaaagtaaacgttatgaaaaaaataataagatatggaatgaaaataaatagtgtcatattaaaaaatattttattattaataattttattattcttttaaaaaaaattatatgggACTAAATCATTTTTTTGGACTAAAATCCCTAGTTTTAAACTTTTGAGGGGCAAAATACTAAACAAAATTGTGGAAACCAAAACTAAACCAAATTCatctaaaaacatatttaatatataaatgcgCACTTCAAACTTATAAAaagaaagaatgaaaataaaatataagtttgtttgtttaaataattagaaatataccTTCTTTTCATTATCTAATTTGAATgaacagaaaaaataaataaaaagaaaatgcttATAAGGagttttttaattatggaaaaaatgagagaaatgacaataaaaagtaaaaccttttacataacattttttttcttctcaatttcATATTGTACTGATACGGCCGTACGACTGAGATCCGGACTTAGTATTCGATCTAAACCAACTGACATGACCAAAATCATTACATTTAAATAGGATTAACGAGACTAATCAGCGATCAAACACTAGGTAATGCACTCCTAAGCATGATCTAACTCTCTAATTCAACCCAATAACAAAGGGTccatgataatcatataaataggcaCAGATTCCAATAATGAAGTATGTCATCATCCAGTACTAATAGCACTGAGTGTCGAATATTGAATTttcacttgagcgtcggagtaccttttgcaggtaccatccgagTCCCGAGCTAGCAAGGAGAACGAACAAGAGAGCGAGAGCGTGGGAGTTCAGCTGAGAGGAAGGAGCAAGGTGCAGACCGACCGACCGACCGAGGAGTAGCTTGAATCATTCTCTTGGTTCCAACCCCAttcgagaacaattggcgcccaccgtggggccgagagaATTAGCGTGAAGAAGAAAGTAGATGGTGTCAACCAAAAGCATGGTGAACGAGAAGATGTTTGATGCTGAGCAGATGGCGCTTTTGATGTCTCTGTAAAGAGAGATGGTCGAGATCAAGAGAAGGAACGAGGAGACCAAGCGAAAGAATAAGGATGAGATTCTGACTCTCCAAAAGGAGAATGAAGGAATGAAGAAGTTTGTGGAGGAGGGTCCATCTATTGGGCCGACCCATCCTACTGGGAGGTCCTTCACCACCCCCACCGGCCCTAGAACCGTCAAAGAGTCGAAGGATAAGATCCACACCCAGGAGGCTAACGACGAGTCCTATATGAATAGGTCGATCCCTACGAGCGATACCCTAGACCTGACCTACTGACACCCATTCATTGACTTTGTGATCGGAGTACCGCTATCGGCTAGGTGGAAAGACTTTAATAGGGACCGTTATGCCAGTACGACTGACCCTGACAAGCATATGGACGTGTACACCTCGGATAGTGCAGTCATGTGCCGAGTGTTCCCCACCTCACTGAAAGGAAGAGCTTTGAGTTGGTTTACGAAGCTTCCTCCAAACTCCATCGACTGCTTTGAGACGCTAGTGTCCAAGTTTGAGACACAGTTCGATATCAACCGACCGCATCACTTGACTTCTATCGCCCTGGTCAATATTCACCAGGAGAAAAGGCGAATCTTTGAGGGCGTTCATGGATAGGTTTGGAAAGGTAGCCCTAAACATCCTGAATTGGAGTTCATAAATGGCCATGTATCACATTGTCACAGCGCTACAGTCGGTACCGTTTGCTGACAGCTTGTGCATGGAGCCAGCTACAAACTTTGATGAGCTTAGGCAGAGAACCGCTAAGTTAATGCAACTGGAAGAGCTAAGGGAATTCAGGAATCAAGCCCGAGCTGAGGCAGGCGACGATAAggggagagagaaagagaaggagCGTCAAAACTGACCTTCTGCTGGTCGAGGAGATAGGCACGGAGACAACCGTGGGTCCCGGTTCACGAGATACACGCTGATAGGGGAAAAATATTAGATGAGACCTTGACTGTCGATTTGAATCCACGACCAAGAAGGGCTGCAAGTCCTGAGAACGTCAACCAAACTCGTAGATGTCGGTACTATAGAAATAGTGAACATACCACTGAGGAGTGTCAGGCATTGAAGGATAAGATCGAGGAGTTTATCCAAGTCGGACATCTTCATCGGTTCGTGCAGGGGGCAGAGGATCGAAGCAATCCCCACGAAGGGAAGAGGGGACGAGGCGAAGGGACTACTCTCCTCAGAGGACGACCGCCGACCTGAGCATCGGCCGAGAAGGGAGAACCCTCTGAGAAGGGAAGGAAGAGTAAGGGGTGGGTGAGAGGTCATCAACACCATTGCTAGGGGATTTGTTAGGGGAGGTAGCTCGAACAATGTTAGGAAGAAACACTTGAGGGCGGTGCAACAGGTGAATACCATATCTTTTCGACCGAGGATCTCGCCCATCACCTTCACCAACGAGGATTTCAAGAGTGTTGACCCTTCGCAGGACGACCCTATGGTAATATCGGTTGATATCAACAACTTCACCATCATGAAGATGTTGGTAAATCAAGGGAGCTTAGTGGACATCCTCTACTGAAAAATATTTAAGCAGATGAGGATAGTTGAAGAGGAGATGATGCCATATGACGATCAAGTGGTCAGCTTCTCGGGTGAGAGAGTGGGCACCCGAGGATATATTAAACTTTATACCACCTTCGACGAGGGTGAGGTGAGAAAGACCATTAAAATCCGGTATCGGGTGATAGATgccaacacctcctacaacatcctgttggggcGATCGTCCATTAACAGGTTGAGGGCGATCGTTTCCACACCTCATCTGGTCATGAAGTTCTCGTCGACATCATGAGATATTCTCATGGTGCATGTAGATCAGAAAATAGCATGAGAATGTTATGCAACAAGCTTAAGGGTAGAGCCTACACGACAGGACGCCCATCGCAATCAATCCCCTAGACAAAAATCTTATCGAGGATGGAAGTCCCCTCGAAGAGAGGCTCAGTCGGTCTGTAGAGAGCATACGGTCGCTTTAGTCAACCTGGATCCCCGAACGGTCGAGCCGAGGCTTCAAGCTAAAGAAGATTTACGCCAAGTTCCTCTCTTCGATGAGAAACACAACACTTGTGTGGGCACGACCATTGCTACCGATACAAACTGACAGATaactaaggacacaacaagcACTTTCCAAAAGGGTCAATCATCTCAAGATACAAAGCTAGGCCCTACAGAGCCTCGAGAAAGAATCAGCAAAAGAAGAATAAGCTATAAACCCGAATATTAGAAGTTCtttcttttggtcttcttaaaaaatagaatatgtttgtaaataatttgggttcactttaggggtccaaatagaaaagATATACTaaaataaggtgcctttagcataatagggggtgtaggtatcattttagcttgttcctagccctttaggaaggtaatttgacctagtttctagaggGACAAGCCTAGGGTGCAGGTTTGACTTGATCAAACCCTAAGGCtcctcatttttttctttttctcatccTACCCttcttgcttgttttccaaggctcattcacctataaataggaggcttatccattgtattttacatgttgaattttgagaagtaaagaaactctgcacaaattgtgtgagctcttagtgagaCTTATGTCGTcttaggtttgaggtcttatcttgagttattgggaagctctcaagtggcggccaacacactcatcttggaacacaccaccctccaagtggcatgacatttctcacccaccatcataagttttctattccattttccttccatttctccattccattttatgtgtttgtctctttagtttctattatttgttgttattgggtttcactcataatcatgagtatcATTTAGGAGGCCATGACCACCATTAATGTTAATCTTGTGCCCGTTTTCAATTCTGCAATTGCATCTCATCctcaccatatcttgtttttcatttttgccTCTAtaaagtgaaccttcacacttatttaaccacttggttaagttcgtgtccagtgagaatcttccttaggtcctcaccattaattgttaaaatcctaatcttaagtaaaagtgtcaccataaatgaaaacatataaaaatcaactcacataagCTACGGCCGAGGCCGAGCTGGTACACTATGCATTGAAGAGTAACGTTGATCTCTTCACCTAGACAACACCTGATATTCGGGAGTGAGCCCGGATATCATTATCCACAAGCTCTCGGTCTACAAGGAGGCGCGTCCGGTAGCCCAGAAGAAGCGCAAGCTGGGGGAGGAGAAAAGGTTGGCAACAAAGGAAGAGACCGAGAAGCTACTGTCGGTCGGATTCATAGGAGAGGTCGTACACCACTTGGTTGGCCAATATAGTCATGGACACCAAGGCTAACAACAAGTGGAGGATGCGTGTGGACTATAAATCTCAACAAAGCGTGCCCTAAAGATTCATATTCGCTTCCAATATCGACCGACTGGTGAATGGTGCAGCCGCCCACAAAATTCTCAATTTCTTAGACACGTACTTTGACTAcaaccagataagcatgcacccAAGGgacagagagaaaaccacctTCATGACGGACGATGCGAACTATTACTATGAGGTAATGTCGTTCGATCTGAAGAATGTTGGAGCGACCTACTAGAGGCTTATGGACAAGATCTTCAAGGGGATTATCGGTTGGAACATGGAGGTTTACGTGGACGATAGTACTAAAATCGAACTCATGTGACCAACACATCAAGGACTTGGAGGAAGTCTTTAAAGCTCTAAGGAGGACAAACATGTGGCTCAACCTCGAAAAGTGTGCGTTTGGTGTCGAGGGAGGTAAGTTCCTGGGTTTTAGATTAACCCACCGAGGGATTGAGGCGAATCTGGAAAAATGTTGGACGATAACCGAAATGAAAAGCCTTCAAAACGTTAAAAAGGTGCAATAATTCACAGGGCATCTTACTGTCCTCTAAAGGTTTATCCCTCGTTTGGCCGACCGAATACAACCGATGGTGCAATTGCTTCGTAAAGCAGCGAAGTTCAGTTGGGATGACAAGTGTGAAGAAATATTCCAACAGCTGAAAATGTTCTTGTCCTCACCGACGGTCATTGAAAAGCCGAGACCCGACAAATCGATAATAGTTTATCTGTCGGTCTTGGAGGAGGCAGCCAGTGTGGTTCTCGTACAAGAGGTTGAAAAGAAGGAGCACCCAATATACTTCATCAGTTGGACGCTACACACGGTTGAGACGAGATACCAAATGATAGAGAATGTTGTGTTTGCCCTCATCCTAACAGCCAGACGCCCGTACTTCCAAAATCATACCATCACGGTAAGGACCGTCTatcctatttttaaaattttatctaagcCAGATCTTGCAGGGCGCATGATAGGTTGGTCAGTGAGCTCTCGGAATTTGATATCCGCTATGAGCCCAGGGGTGCAATCAAGTCCCAATGGTTAGCTGACTTGTCAATCGAGCTAACTCCCCAATAAAACCTTTCGGACGGATTGTGTATGCTGATGGATCGTCCAACAAAATGGCGTGTAGAGCTGGTGTCATCCTCGAGGGTCCGAGCGACCTCATTCTCGAGCAAGCACTCAAAATCGAGTTTAAAGCCACCAACAACCAAGCCGAGTACGAGGTTGTCCTAGCTGGTTTACACTTGGCGTACGACATAGGAGCTTGCGAAGTGGCATGCAAAAGCAACTCCCATTTAGTGGTCAACCAAATAAAAGGGAAGTTTGAGGTGAAGGAACTGTTGTTGCAAAAATAGTACCACACGTTCTCCAACCTTATCGTTCGGTTCAAAAGGGTAACGGTGGAACACATTTGTCGGGAGGACAACATGAGGGTCGACGCATTGTCTCGGCTCATTACAACTAAGAAGAAGAGCCATCACAGGTCCGAGGTACAAATTTTCCTGAAAAATCCCAGCGTGGGAGAGGTTGAATGCTTGGCAATCACCAATGACGACACATAGATGACCCTAATCATTAAATACCTGGAGCTCGGCATATGCAAGTCGGAGGAAGAGAAAATGATGAGGCAGTAGTGTGTCAAGTACACTATGATCGGTCAGGACCTTTACAGAAGAGGGTACTCCAGGCCATTATTAAAATGCATCACTAAGGAGCAGACAAAGTGTATCCTTAGAGAGATCCATGAGGGGGCATGTGGGAACTACTTGGGCGGAAGAATGATGGTCGCAAAGGTACTCAGAGCCGGGTATTTCTGGCCAACCGTCAAAAGCGAATCTGTGCAGAATATGTGAAAGAAATGCACCAAGTGTCAACAGTACGACCCCCTATCTCACCTCAAGCCCGAGACATTCCACAACATGGTGTGTCCATGGTCGTTTGCTATATGGGGAATAAACATCATCAGTCCCTTCATCCCAGGCAAAGGACAAACAAAATTCCTCTTGGTCGGAGTAGattacttcactaagtggattgAAGTTGAGCCCCTCGCCTCCATTTTAGCTAAGAATGTCCAAAACTTCGTGTGGAAAAGCATTGTATGCTGATTTGGAATCCCCCACACGATCCTAACTGATAACGGTCCGCAGTTCATTGATCGAGGGTTGTAGTCTTTCTACGAAGTTCTTGCCATATCATCCTTAACAAGCTAAAGAAGTAACTCGGCATAGCGAAAGGACGGTGGACCGAGGAGCTGATTGAAGTTTTATGAGCGTATCGCTGCACGCCCCAAACTACCACACAAGAGACACCCTATAGCCTAACCTACAGCACCGAGGACATGATTCTAGTTGAGATAGGGGAGCCATCTCTTAGAAGGAAAATCTTCAAGTTGTCCCTCAACGATGAGAGTCTGTTGGTCAGACTCGACCTTATAAGCGAGCTCCGAGATAGAAGTAGAATCCGGGAGATCGCATGCAAGCTCCGAGCGGCCAACCAGTACAATGCAAAAGTCCGATTGAGTAGTTTTCAGAAAGGGAGATCTTGTCTGGAGGATGCAAAGCGAAGTTAGGAAGATGGACGAAAAATTCTCGTCCAACTGGGAAGGCCCCTTCCGGATTTGAGAGATTGTTGCTGGGGGGGTACCATCTGGAGTGGCTATCAGAAAAAAGGGTACCGAGGACGTGGAGGCACTAACCACCCTTGACTCATAACTTGACACTGCTTCCAGCGACgactttagagaagtggtggcCTCAGATAGCTCATGCTCTAGCCGAGATATCTCCTCAACCTTTCGGTTGCGGGTATCAACAACTAACCGAGCTAACACAACCCTCGACACTGTAACTCGATCGAGGCTGAGAGTAGTTCATTCTCGGACACTGAGGTAAGGAGGTTCTCATCATTCGGTGACAACTCGATACAAACACTTTGGAGAATTTTGAATCTCCACCAAAGAGCGCCATGGGGTGATCGACAACAGTGGTTTTGGGTGTGGGAGCTCTGGCCTGTGAAGGGCTCTCGAGCCGGTTAGGAGAAGGATGAGGGAGTCGTCGCGAAGTTTCGCTCAGTGACCGAGTGGTGGTGGCAATGTCCCTCTTCTCCCTCTTCTTCTCTTTAGGGGCAGTGGAGGGTCCGACCCCAAGAGTGGAAGGGTTGCCAACAGCAACCGTCTCTAGACTTCCTTTGGCCCTGCCAACCGACTTATTGCAAAAGGCAGTCAAGATGTCAACCGCCTGAGGAGACTCTCTTGCCATAATATCTGCAACAAAGAAAATTTATTAGTTAACAACGCATACCGACCGAGGATTAAAGCGATAAATAAAACAAGCATACCCTAAAAATCATTTCACCTCTGGGACGACTTATATACAAAAAGATCTTTCGGGAAGGAAGCCTTCTCCGGAGgctatcaaacaaatcataaaccTCACGCTCCTCGGCACTGGCGGCTGGACGAGGCCATTGCCTGAAGTGAGTAGGGGTCTTGGTCCAATATAAGGGAAAGTTGGAGCGTTCGAGCTCGTAAAAAAAGAGCTCCCTACCGTCGGGCTcgatgaaaattttgaaaatttttccCTTAAGAGATGATGTCTATCCATGAAGGAGTCAATGGAAGACGAGTCCCTATAGACAAAGATGAACTTTGTCACCTTGGAATCAACCCAGTCAAATCC
This region includes:
- the LOC137837655 gene encoding F-box/LRR-repeat protein At3g26922-like isoform X1 produces the protein MIQSPIAAQDQVWLKEKGHREIEVEEGKMQSDGDGKEDLDRLSDMPNFVLLHIMKFMSMKQAVQTCVLSSRWKELWKHLTDLALNSSDFTNLTHFSKFVSWVMSNRDSSISLHSLDLRRKGCIDHELLDRIMEYAVSHDVQQLTIEVNLSVIVGFRLHHSVFSCKSLTYLKLSIWAVPWMTQLPSSLQLPALKSLHLEHVTFTASESDCAEPFSNCHMLDTLVLDRFNLHQGVKFLCICNSNLSSLSIGSTIQEAPYKFVLSTPNLRYLSVMRDPLHQLSACKLCFLEQVSIDCEAYFHTHFERTYSALINLLQVLADHVKIMILSSSTLKILHGLSTFGSMITQIPCFVQLKSLKLKLKSPTNIYDEGVSTIVEYLLQKSPFAKVDVINC
- the LOC137837655 gene encoding putative FBD-associated F-box protein At5g22720 isoform X2 — its product is MQSDGDGKEDLDRLSDMPNFVLLHIMKFMSMKQAVQTCVLSSRWKELWKHLTDLALNSSDFTNLTHFSKFVSWVMSNRDSSISLHSLDLRRKGCIDHELLDRIMEYAVSHDVQQLTIEVNLSVIVGFRLHHSVFSCKSLTYLKLSIWAVPWMTQLPSSLQLPALKSLHLEHVTFTASESDCAEPFSNCHMLDTLVLDRFNLHQGVKFLCICNSNLSSLSIGSTIQEAPYKFVLSTPNLRYLSVMRDPLHQLSACKLCFLEQVSIDCEAYFHTHFERTYSALINLLQVLADHVKIMILSSSTLKILHGLSTFGSMITQIPCFVQLKSLKLKLKSPTNIYDEGVSTIVEYLLQKSPFAKVDVINC